A portion of the Streptomyces sp. NBC_00376 genome contains these proteins:
- a CDS encoding FGGY-family carbohydrate kinase encodes MTGTTRYIGIDVGTSVVKAAAFDPGGRTLAVESRPVGLAIHDGSVEQDMDEVYGAVREVLAALGSDRVAFAGLTGQGDGVWLVDAAGRPVRKAISWMDGRAHELVDSWLASGVFETVYRRTGSAMFPGCPGPVLAWLDRHEPAALDAATTALYCKDMVFQRLTGVRATDVSDASMPFLDPVTRAYAPDVVAALGLTHRAPLLAPVSDPVATAELPSGLRISNGPYDLPACALGAGVTRPGDGLLIVGTCLAALVATERLDLDGEPAGLHISTDRPGHWLRAMPAMVGTAALDWVLTTTGVRHTEVDALLAATPPGANGVRVLPYFAPSGERAPFVEPRLRAEFTGVSLETTPADLIRAVCEGIGFAARHCLEAAGLTGTLALCGGGTRSPAWMRLFAEVLGRPVRIVEGEVGARGAVLAAARRFGAELDTAAWTAPTAVVEPDPAHAAYYAKEYEDHLNRLAEARTRARA; translated from the coding sequence ATGACCGGAACGACGAGATATATCGGCATCGACGTCGGCACGTCCGTGGTGAAGGCCGCCGCCTTCGACCCGGGCGGCCGCACGCTGGCCGTCGAGTCCCGCCCGGTGGGGCTCGCGATCCACGACGGGTCCGTGGAGCAGGACATGGACGAGGTGTACGGCGCGGTCCGCGAGGTGCTGGCCGCGCTGGGCTCCGACAGGGTGGCGTTCGCCGGCCTCACCGGCCAGGGCGACGGTGTCTGGCTGGTCGACGCGGCGGGCCGGCCGGTCCGCAAGGCGATCTCCTGGATGGACGGCCGGGCCCATGAACTGGTCGACTCCTGGCTGGCGTCCGGGGTCTTCGAGACGGTCTACCGGCGCACCGGCAGCGCGATGTTCCCGGGCTGTCCGGGCCCGGTGCTGGCCTGGCTCGACCGGCACGAGCCGGCCGCGCTCGACGCCGCGACGACCGCCCTGTACTGCAAGGACATGGTGTTCCAGCGGTTGACGGGGGTCCGGGCCACGGACGTCTCCGACGCGTCGATGCCCTTCCTGGACCCGGTGACCCGTGCGTACGCCCCGGATGTCGTGGCCGCCCTCGGCCTCACCCACCGGGCCCCGCTCCTCGCCCCGGTCAGCGACCCGGTGGCCACCGCCGAACTCCCCTCCGGGTTACGGATCTCCAACGGCCCGTACGACCTGCCGGCCTGCGCCCTCGGCGCGGGCGTCACCCGTCCCGGCGACGGGCTGCTGATCGTCGGCACCTGTCTGGCCGCGCTGGTGGCCACGGAGCGGCTCGACCTGGACGGCGAACCGGCCGGGCTGCACATCTCCACCGACCGTCCGGGCCACTGGCTGCGCGCCATGCCCGCGATGGTCGGCACGGCGGCCCTGGACTGGGTCCTGACCACCACCGGCGTACGCCACACGGAGGTCGACGCGCTGCTCGCCGCCACCCCGCCCGGCGCGAACGGGGTCCGGGTCCTGCCCTACTTCGCCCCGTCCGGCGAACGCGCCCCGTTCGTCGAGCCCCGGCTGCGCGCCGAGTTCACCGGCGTGTCCCTGGAGACGACCCCCGCCGATCTGATCCGTGCCGTCTGCGAGGGCATCGGCTTCGCCGCCCGGCACTGTCTGGAGGCCGCGGGGCTCACCGGCACCCTCGCCCTGTGCGGCGGCGGCACCCGCTCCCCCGCGTGGATGCGGCTGTTCGCCGAGGTGCTGGGCCGGCCGGTCCGGATCGTGGAGGGCGAGGTCGGTGCGCGCGGCGCGGTGCTCGCGGCGGCGCGTCGGTTCGGCGCGGAGCTGGACACGGCCGCGTGGACGGCCCCGACGGCGGTCGTCGAGCCGGACCCGGCGCACGCGGCGTACTACGCGAAGGAGTACGAGGACCACCTGAACCGGCTCGCGGAGGCCCGTACGCGCGCCCGTGCCTGA
- a CDS encoding DJ-1/PfpI family protein translates to MDIVIPLFDRFEPLDAIGPYEILAYVPGATVRFVAAEPGLVQDVLGSMPMHVPTSYSEVESRDVLLVPGGGSFRTMVGDPALLDWVRRIHTGSVAKAPAEVLERARTLG, encoded by the coding sequence ATGGACATCGTGATCCCGCTCTTCGACCGGTTCGAACCGCTCGACGCGATCGGTCCGTACGAGATCCTCGCGTACGTGCCCGGCGCCACCGTCCGCTTCGTGGCCGCCGAACCCGGCCTGGTCCAGGACGTGTTGGGCTCGATGCCGATGCACGTCCCGACGAGCTACTCCGAGGTGGAGAGCCGCGACGTCCTGCTGGTCCCGGGCGGGGGCAGCTTCCGGACCATGGTGGGCGACCCGGCACTCCTCGACTGGGTGCGCCGGATCCACACCGGCTCGGTGGCCAAGGCCCCGGCCGAAGTCCTCGAACGGGCCCGCACCCTGGGCTGA
- a CDS encoding anti-sigma factor family protein, protein MQPICRSRLTAGRGAGDQPFDLGRVSRATGHLGDCAACREHVHELAVASDALLDLVPASEPPAGFEDRVIERLGLAPARRPAVRHPGWRWIALAAAAAPAGLALGGGWVLGAYTGPPAPVAPIASPVQPQLLTAQLAHGKHSFGQAYLYAGASPWQYTAVDADGHSGTVHCLVQRADGTTVKAGSFTLDADG, encoded by the coding sequence TTGCAACCTATATGCAGGAGCAGGCTAACAGCAGGAAGGGGCGCAGGTGATCAGCCCTTTGACCTAGGACGTGTCTCCCGGGCGACGGGCCACCTGGGGGACTGCGCCGCCTGCCGCGAACACGTCCACGAGCTGGCCGTCGCCTCGGACGCGCTGCTGGACCTCGTCCCGGCCAGCGAACCGCCGGCCGGGTTCGAGGACCGGGTGATCGAGCGGCTCGGGCTCGCCCCGGCGCGGCGGCCGGCCGTCCGGCACCCGGGGTGGCGGTGGATCGCCCTCGCCGCCGCGGCGGCGCCAGCGGGCCTGGCGCTCGGCGGCGGCTGGGTGCTCGGCGCGTACACCGGTCCCCCGGCCCCGGTCGCGCCCATCGCCTCCCCGGTGCAGCCGCAGCTGCTCACCGCCCAACTCGCCCACGGGAAGCACTCGTTCGGGCAGGCATACCTCTACGCCGGGGCCTCGCCCTGGCAGTACACGGCGGTGGACGCCGACGGGCACTCCGGGACCGTCCACTGCCTGGTCCAGCGGGCAGACGGCACCACCGTCAAGGCCGGATCCTTCACGCTCGACGCCGACGGCTAG
- a CDS encoding ATP-dependent endonuclease yields the protein MDELRRFRQAAVTWAAGGAGADAAAAEARELAGGVRTVVLVEGSSDQVAIEALAARHGRDLGAEGVAVVPLGGATSIGRFLNVCGPPGLGLPLAGLCDIGEERHFRRHLERVGLGSGLTRAGLETLGFQVCVADLEDELIRALGADDVQQVIEAQGEMRPFLTFQGQPAQRERPVEHQLRRFMGTHSGRKAQYAQALIAHLDLTHVPRPLERLLAHV from the coding sequence GTGGACGAGTTGAGGCGATTCCGTCAGGCGGCGGTCACCTGGGCGGCGGGTGGAGCGGGAGCGGACGCGGCAGCCGCGGAGGCGCGGGAACTGGCAGGTGGTGTGCGTACGGTCGTGCTCGTCGAGGGAAGCAGCGACCAGGTGGCGATCGAGGCCCTGGCCGCCCGCCACGGCCGCGACCTCGGCGCGGAGGGCGTCGCGGTGGTGCCGCTCGGCGGCGCGACGAGCATCGGCCGCTTCCTGAACGTGTGCGGCCCGCCGGGGCTCGGTCTCCCGCTGGCGGGGCTCTGCGACATCGGCGAGGAACGGCACTTCCGGCGCCACCTGGAACGGGTCGGGCTCGGCTCCGGCCTCACCCGTGCCGGACTGGAGACCCTCGGCTTCCAGGTGTGCGTCGCCGACCTGGAGGACGAACTGATCCGCGCCCTCGGCGCCGACGACGTACAGCAAGTGATCGAGGCCCAGGGCGAGATGCGCCCCTTCCTCACGTTCCAGGGCCAGCCGGCCCAGCGGGAACGCCCCGTGGAACACCAGCTGCGCCGGTTCATGGGCACGCACAGCGGCCGCAAGGCGCAGTACGCGCAGGCGCTGATCGCACACCTGGACCTCACGCACGTACCCCGGCCGCTGGAGCGCCTCCTCGCACACGTCTGA
- a CDS encoding CatB-related O-acetyltransferase produces MNPVPADPTVLHPMPGQPRVVLLKPLVKSELIEVGDFSYYDDPDDATGFETRNVLYHYGPEKLVIGKFCALGTGTRFIMNGANHRMDGPSTFPFPSMGGSWTEHFDLLTGLPGRGDTVVGNDVWFGYNSMVMPGVRIGHGAIIGAGSVVTSDVPDYGIVGGNPARLIRTRYDEETVARLLAVAWWDWPTDHLTRHIRTIMSGSVDDLEAAAPEGTP; encoded by the coding sequence ATGAACCCAGTCCCCGCCGACCCCACCGTCCTGCACCCGATGCCCGGCCAGCCCCGCGTCGTACTGCTGAAGCCCCTGGTGAAGTCCGAGCTGATCGAGGTCGGGGACTTCTCGTACTACGACGACCCGGACGACGCGACCGGGTTCGAGACCCGCAACGTGCTGTACCACTACGGCCCGGAGAAGCTCGTCATCGGCAAGTTCTGCGCGCTCGGGACCGGTACGCGGTTCATCATGAACGGCGCCAACCACCGGATGGACGGCCCTTCCACCTTCCCGTTCCCCTCCATGGGCGGTTCCTGGACCGAACACTTCGATCTGCTGACCGGACTGCCGGGCCGGGGCGACACGGTCGTCGGCAACGACGTCTGGTTCGGCTACAACTCCATGGTGATGCCGGGCGTACGGATCGGGCACGGCGCGATCATCGGCGCCGGCTCCGTCGTGACCTCCGACGTACCCGACTACGGCATCGTCGGCGGCAACCCGGCCCGCCTCATCCGCACCCGCTACGACGAGGAGACCGTCGCCCGGCTCCTCGCCGTCGCCTGGTGGGACTGGCCCACCGACCACCTCACCCGACACATCCGCACCATCATGTCCGGCAGCGTCGACGACCTCGAAGCGGCCGCCCCGGAAGGGACACCATGA
- a CDS encoding alpha/beta fold hydrolase — MSLRVSDPVRIGTEQLPGGRLLGWAEWGPGDGVPVLFSPGAATSRHLGFGADVLDGLGVRLISVDRPGLGVSSPAPGRTFGDFVDDIRAFAGLRGLGRPLMVGNSQGAPFALACAAAGAVRALAVVSGADEVAEPGFADALPEELRGLVGLAVSDPAAAEQVFAGFTPQGMWDMVMSGSPECDLDVYRQPAFAAAYRRALDEAFAQGTAGYARDTVLAMGRWGIGLSDISVPVDLWYGEKDTGHSPDQGVRLASRIPGAVRHLVPEAGGAVLWTHAGQVLSTLLGRGATP; from the coding sequence ATGAGTTTGCGTGTGAGTGACCCGGTTCGTATTGGTACCGAACAGCTTCCGGGAGGGCGGCTGCTGGGGTGGGCCGAGTGGGGACCGGGGGACGGGGTGCCGGTGCTGTTCTCGCCCGGGGCGGCCACCAGCAGGCATCTCGGCTTCGGTGCCGATGTGCTGGACGGGCTCGGGGTACGGCTGATCTCCGTCGACCGCCCCGGTCTGGGAGTCTCCTCGCCCGCACCGGGGCGTACGTTCGGTGACTTCGTCGACGACATCCGGGCGTTCGCCGGTCTGCGCGGCCTGGGGCGGCCCCTGATGGTCGGCAATTCGCAGGGGGCGCCCTTCGCGCTGGCGTGCGCCGCCGCCGGGGCGGTCCGGGCGCTCGCGGTGGTCTCCGGTGCGGACGAGGTCGCGGAACCGGGCTTCGCCGACGCGCTTCCGGAGGAGTTGCGGGGGCTCGTCGGCCTGGCCGTGTCCGATCCGGCCGCCGCCGAGCAGGTCTTCGCCGGGTTCACCCCGCAGGGGATGTGGGACATGGTCATGTCCGGCAGCCCGGAGTGCGACCTCGATGTGTACCGGCAGCCCGCGTTCGCCGCGGCATACCGGCGTGCACTCGACGAAGCCTTCGCGCAGGGGACGGCCGGATACGCCCGGGACACCGTCCTCGCCATGGGGCGCTGGGGGATCGGGCTGTCGGACATTTCCGTACCCGTCGACCTCTGGTACGGGGAGAAGGACACCGGTCACTCGCCGGACCAGGGGGTCCGGCTGGCCTCGCGCATCCCGGGCGCGGTCCGGCACCTGGTGCCGGAGGCCGGCGGTGCGGTGCTCTGGACCCATGCCGGGCAGGTGCTGAGCACGCTGCTGGGGCGCGGCGCGACCCCCTGA
- the pepN gene encoding aminopeptidase N, with protein MPGENLSRDEARERAELLSVDGYEVDLDLRSAVGGSDGDGDAASGPRTFRSVTTIRFRNARAGASTFADLVAPAVNAVTLNGRQLDPATVFDGTRVALDELPEGENVLVVDAQCAYSRTGEGMHRFVDPEDGEVYLYTQYEPADSRRVFANFEQPDLKAPFRFQVTAPEGWTVWSNGTQESRDGGVWRFAETKPISTYITAVVAGPYHYVTDSYSRTFEDGTTLEIPLGAMCRKGLARHFDADDIFLITKQGLDFFHDNFDYPYPFGKYDQAFVPEYNLGAMENPGCVTFREEYIFRGKVTQAAYEGRANVILHEMAHMWFGDLVTMQWWDDLWLKESFADFMGAFSMVESTRFENGWITFANNRKSWAYRADQLPSTHPITADIRDLEDAKLNFDGITYAKGASVLKQLVAYVGRDAFLEGARRYFKKHAYGNTQLGDLLSVLAETSGRDMTTWSRSWLQTAGVNSLTPVATYDAAGRITELAVLQEAAESHPELRPHRVAVGLYRRAADGDLVRYARAEVDVAGPRTVVGELAGAERPELILVNDDDLTYCKVRFDEVSLATLRAHLGDMTDPLARALCWSALWSMTRDGLMPARDFVSLVLAFAGRESDIGVLQMLHAWTRTALTQYATHGWREEGGRALAEGALRELRVAEPGSEHQLAWARFFASVADSEADFRLLSGLLDGSARIDGLDVDQELRWALLSPLASHGVADESVIDAELARDDTASGKRHQVRCLASRPSAAVKAQAWAGVVESDALSNALVEATIAGFAPSSQRELLAPYTGKYFDAIERVWAERSIQIGVIVVKGLFPALQDDPSTLAATDAWLTAHEDAAPALRRLVLEARDDLARALRAQACD; from the coding sequence GTGCCCGGTGAGAACCTGTCCCGCGACGAGGCCCGTGAGCGGGCCGAGCTGCTCAGCGTCGACGGCTACGAGGTCGATCTCGATCTGCGTTCCGCCGTCGGCGGGTCCGACGGGGACGGGGACGCCGCTTCCGGTCCGCGGACCTTCCGCTCGGTTACCACGATCCGGTTCCGCAACGCGCGGGCGGGGGCGTCGACCTTCGCGGATCTCGTGGCGCCCGCCGTGAACGCGGTGACGCTCAACGGGCGGCAGCTCGACCCCGCCACCGTCTTCGACGGCACCCGGGTGGCGCTGGACGAACTGCCTGAGGGCGAGAACGTCCTGGTGGTCGACGCGCAGTGCGCGTACAGCCGGACCGGCGAGGGCATGCACCGGTTCGTGGACCCGGAGGACGGCGAGGTCTACCTCTACACGCAGTACGAGCCGGCCGACTCGCGGCGGGTCTTCGCGAACTTCGAGCAGCCCGATCTGAAGGCCCCCTTCCGCTTCCAGGTGACGGCGCCCGAGGGATGGACTGTCTGGAGCAACGGGACACAGGAGTCGCGGGACGGCGGGGTCTGGCGGTTCGCCGAGACGAAGCCGATCTCCACGTACATCACGGCCGTCGTCGCCGGTCCGTACCACTACGTGACGGACTCCTACAGCCGCACCTTCGAGGACGGCACGACGCTGGAGATCCCGCTCGGCGCGATGTGCCGCAAGGGACTCGCCCGGCACTTCGACGCGGACGACATCTTCCTGATCACCAAGCAGGGCCTGGACTTCTTCCACGACAACTTCGACTACCCGTACCCGTTCGGGAAGTACGACCAGGCGTTCGTGCCGGAGTACAACCTCGGCGCGATGGAGAACCCGGGCTGTGTCACGTTCCGCGAGGAGTACATCTTCCGCGGCAAGGTGACACAGGCCGCGTACGAGGGCCGGGCCAACGTCATCCTGCACGAGATGGCGCACATGTGGTTCGGCGACCTCGTCACCATGCAGTGGTGGGACGACCTGTGGCTGAAGGAGTCGTTCGCCGACTTCATGGGCGCGTTCTCCATGGTGGAGTCGACCCGCTTCGAGAACGGCTGGATCACCTTCGCCAACAACCGCAAGTCCTGGGCGTACCGCGCCGACCAGCTGCCCTCCACGCACCCGATCACGGCCGACATCCGTGACCTGGAGGACGCCAAGCTGAACTTCGACGGCATCACGTACGCCAAGGGCGCCTCGGTGCTGAAGCAGCTGGTGGCGTACGTGGGGCGGGACGCGTTCCTGGAGGGCGCCCGGCGCTACTTCAAGAAGCACGCCTACGGCAACACGCAGCTGGGCGATCTGCTGTCCGTGCTGGCCGAGACGTCCGGGCGCGACATGACCACCTGGTCGCGCTCCTGGCTGCAGACCGCGGGCGTCAACTCGCTGACCCCGGTGGCCACGTACGACGCGGCGGGCCGGATCACGGAGCTGGCGGTCCTCCAGGAGGCGGCCGAGTCCCACCCGGAGCTGCGGCCGCACCGGGTCGCGGTCGGCCTGTACCGGCGCGCCGCCGACGGCGACCTGGTGCGGTACGCCCGCGCCGAGGTCGACGTGGCCGGGCCGCGCACGGTGGTCGGGGAGCTGGCGGGGGCCGAGCGGCCCGAGCTGATCCTGGTCAACGACGACGACCTCACGTACTGCAAGGTCCGCTTCGACGAGGTGTCCCTGGCCACGCTGCGGGCGCACCTCGGCGACATGACCGACCCCCTGGCACGGGCGCTGTGCTGGTCCGCGCTGTGGAGCATGACGCGGGACGGGCTGATGCCGGCCCGCGACTTCGTCTCCCTGGTGCTGGCCTTCGCCGGCCGGGAGTCCGACATCGGCGTGCTCCAGATGCTGCACGCCTGGACCCGGACCGCGCTCACGCAGTACGCGACGCACGGGTGGCGCGAGGAGGGCGGCCGGGCGCTGGCCGAGGGCGCGCTGCGGGAGCTGCGGGTCGCCGAGCCGGGCAGCGAGCACCAGTTGGCGTGGGCACGGTTCTTCGCGTCGGTCGCCGACTCGGAGGCGGACTTCCGGCTGCTGTCGGGGCTGCTGGACGGCTCGGCCCGGATCGACGGGCTCGACGTCGACCAGGAGCTGCGGTGGGCGCTGCTGTCCCCGCTCGCCTCGCACGGGGTGGCCGACGAGTCGGTCATCGATGCCGAACTGGCCCGCGACGACACGGCGTCCGGCAAGCGGCACCAGGTGCGGTGCCTGGCGTCGCGGCCCTCCGCCGCGGTCAAGGCGCAGGCGTGGGCGGGCGTGGTGGAGTCGGACGCGCTGTCCAACGCGCTGGTCGAGGCGACGATCGCGGGCTTCGCCCCGTCGTCGCAGCGGGAGCTGCTGGCGCCGTACACGGGCAAGTACTTCGACGCGATCGAGCGGGTCTGGGC
- a CDS encoding tectonin domain-containing protein → MADWKNVSGGLTSISVGSRTHVWGVNSLGQMYRYTGHDSNPWVGIPGKAVDIGVAADGTVWHVNSAGGIYRYTGDQGSTDWVSVSGGLTRISVGSRTHVWGVNSLGQIYRYTGHDSNPWVGIPGNAVDIGVAADGTVWHVNSAGGIYRYTGDQGSTDWVSVSGGLTRISVGSRTHVWGVNSLGQIYRYTGHDSNPWVGIPGNAVDIGVAADGTVWHVNSAGGIYRYTGDQPS, encoded by the coding sequence ATGGCTGACTGGAAGAACGTCTCCGGTGGTCTCACTTCGATCTCGGTCGGGTCCAGGACTCATGTCTGGGGCGTGAACTCCCTGGGCCAGATGTACCGCTACACGGGCCACGACTCCAACCCGTGGGTGGGCATCCCCGGCAAGGCCGTCGACATCGGCGTCGCAGCCGACGGCACCGTATGGCACGTCAACTCAGCAGGCGGCATCTACCGCTACACCGGAGACCAGGGCTCCACCGACTGGGTCTCCGTCTCGGGCGGCCTGACCCGCATCTCCGTCGGATCCAGAACCCACGTCTGGGGCGTGAACTCCCTGGGCCAGATCTACCGCTACACCGGCCACGACTCCAACCCCTGGGTAGGCATCCCCGGCAACGCCGTCGACATCGGCGTCGCAGCCGACGGCACCGTATGGCACGTCAACTCAGCAGGCGGCATCTACCGCTACACCGGAGACCAGGGCTCCACCGACTGGGTCTCCGTCTCGGGCGGCCTGACCCGCATCTCCGTCGGATCCAGAACCCACGTCTGGGGCGTGAACTCCCTGGGCCAGATCTACCGCTACACCGGCCACGACTCCAATCCCTGGGTAGGCATCCCCGGCAACGCCGTCGACATCGGCGTCGCAGCCGACGGCACCGTATGGCACGTCAACTCAGCAGGCGGCATCTACCGCTACACCGGAGACCAGCCGAGCTGA
- a CDS encoding MOSC domain-containing protein, translating to MTITVHELAYYPVKGCAGTTVDSAQVFGTGLEHDRTFMVVDAADGAFRSQRTHPAMAAIGVEVLDSGEALALTAEGVEPLRLDIDRDGARRDVSMFDRPLGAAADQGDEVAEWFSDALGAKSRLVRVVPGFDRDGWGDTPGKVNFADAHAVLVASTASLADLNARIIARGDAKPVPMNRFRPNIVLTGDDEPHFEDRVRRMTIGSVELAHSVRATRCAVPMVDQATGHRAGPEPIRTLSTYRREPEYGNRVSFGAKNAVVCEGVLTVGDVVEVVEWLNA from the coding sequence ATGACGATCACCGTCCACGAGCTGGCGTACTACCCCGTCAAGGGCTGCGCCGGGACCACGGTCGACTCCGCGCAGGTCTTCGGCACCGGCCTCGAACACGACCGCACGTTCATGGTGGTGGACGCCGCCGACGGCGCCTTCCGCAGCCAGCGCACGCACCCCGCGATGGCCGCGATCGGGGTGGAAGTCCTGGACAGCGGAGAGGCGTTGGCCCTGACCGCCGAGGGCGTCGAGCCGTTGCGCCTGGACATCGACAGGGACGGCGCGCGCCGTGACGTCAGCATGTTCGACCGGCCGCTCGGCGCGGCCGCCGACCAGGGCGACGAGGTCGCGGAGTGGTTCTCCGACGCGCTCGGCGCGAAGTCCCGCCTGGTACGGGTGGTTCCCGGCTTCGACCGGGACGGCTGGGGCGACACCCCCGGCAAGGTCAACTTCGCGGACGCGCACGCGGTGCTGGTCGCCTCGACGGCCTCCCTGGCCGACCTCAACGCCCGCATCATCGCCCGGGGCGACGCGAAGCCCGTCCCCATGAACCGTTTCCGCCCCAACATCGTCCTGACCGGCGACGACGAACCCCACTTCGAGGACCGGGTCCGCCGGATGACCATCGGCTCCGTCGAACTCGCCCACTCGGTGCGGGCGACACGGTGCGCCGTCCCGATGGTCGACCAGGCCACCGGCCACCGCGCGGGCCCGGAGCCGATCCGGACCCTGTCGACGTACCGGCGCGAGCCGGAGTACGGCAACAGGGTCAGCTTCGGCGCGAAGAACGCGGTGGTGTGCGAGGGCGTGCTGACCGTCGGGGACGTGGTCGAGGTCGTGGAGTGGCTCAACGCGTAG
- a CDS encoding mycothiol-dependent nitroreductase Rv2466c family protein, whose product MSDNSTATTGKTPVDFWFDPLCPWAWMTSRWMLEVEKVRDVEVRWHVMSLSVLNEDRIDELPEEYRELLEKGWGPVRVVVAAQQKHGDEIVGPLYTALGTRFHNQGEGPTREAVEGALQDVGLPAELADFADSDVYDTELRASHKEGIDKVGQDVGTPVIAVPGADGEQIAFFGPVVTPAPKGEDAAKLWDGTLLVASIPGFYEIKRTRTQGPIFD is encoded by the coding sequence ATGTCTGACAACAGCACGGCGACGACCGGAAAGACCCCCGTCGACTTCTGGTTCGACCCGCTCTGCCCCTGGGCCTGGATGACCTCCCGCTGGATGCTGGAGGTGGAGAAGGTCCGCGACGTCGAGGTCCGCTGGCACGTGATGAGCCTGTCCGTCCTCAACGAGGACCGGATCGACGAGCTGCCGGAGGAGTACCGCGAGCTGCTGGAGAAGGGCTGGGGCCCGGTCCGCGTAGTCGTCGCCGCCCAGCAGAAGCACGGCGACGAGATCGTCGGCCCGCTGTACACCGCGCTCGGCACCCGCTTCCACAACCAGGGCGAGGGCCCCACCCGCGAGGCGGTCGAGGGCGCGCTCCAGGACGTCGGCCTGCCGGCCGAGCTGGCGGACTTCGCGGACTCGGACGTGTACGACACCGAGCTGCGCGCCTCCCACAAGGAGGGCATCGACAAGGTCGGCCAGGACGTCGGCACCCCGGTCATCGCCGTCCCGGGCGCGGACGGCGAGCAGATCGCCTTCTTCGGCCCGGTCGTCACCCCCGCCCCGAAGGGCGAGGACGCGGCGAAGCTGTGGGACGGCACGCTGCTGGTGGCGTCGATCCCCGGTTTCTACGAGATCAAGCGGACCCGTACGCAGGGCCCGATCTTCGACTGA
- a CDS encoding O-methyltransferase → MTLAQWTEVDDYFNGLLVGPDEALDAAVEASDGAGLPAIQVAANQGKLLNLLARLQGARTVLEIGTLGGYSTIWLARALPEGGKVVTLEADPAYAEVARANIERAGLADVVEIRVGRALDTLPELAAQGYGPFDVVFIDADKPSNPDYLAWSLKLTRPGSLIVADNVVRDGEVVDGESDDPKVQGVRRFTELVAAEPTLTATALQTVGSKGYDGLMMALVTG, encoded by the coding sequence GTGACGCTGGCGCAATGGACCGAGGTCGACGACTACTTCAACGGCCTGCTGGTGGGCCCGGACGAAGCCCTGGACGCGGCCGTGGAGGCCAGTGACGGGGCCGGGCTCCCGGCGATCCAGGTCGCCGCCAACCAGGGCAAGCTGCTGAACCTGCTGGCCAGGCTCCAGGGGGCGCGCACCGTGCTGGAGATCGGCACCCTGGGCGGGTACAGCACCATCTGGCTGGCCCGCGCGCTGCCCGAGGGCGGCAAGGTCGTGACGCTGGAGGCCGATCCGGCGTACGCGGAGGTCGCGCGGGCCAACATCGAGCGGGCCGGGCTCGCGGACGTCGTCGAGATCCGGGTCGGCCGCGCCCTCGACACGCTGCCGGAGCTCGCGGCGCAGGGGTACGGGCCGTTCGACGTCGTGTTCATCGACGCCGACAAGCCGAGCAACCCCGACTACCTGGCCTGGTCCCTGAAGCTGACCCGGCCCGGCAGCCTGATCGTCGCCGACAACGTCGTACGCGACGGAGAGGTGGTGGACGGCGAGAGCGACGACCCGAAGGTGCAGGGCGTGCGCCGGTTCACCGAACTCGTGGCGGCCGAGCCGACGTTGACCGCGACCGCGCTGCAGACCGTCGGGAGCAAGGGGTACGACGGGCTGATGATGGCGCTGGTCACCGGGTAG
- a CDS encoding superoxide dismutase: MATYTLPELPYDYAALEPVINPQIIELHHDKHHAAYVKGANDTLEQLAEARDKEAWGAINGLQKNLAFHLSGHILHSIYWHNMTGDGGGEPLAADGVGDLADAITESFGSFAGFKAQLTKAAATTQGSGWGVLAYEPVSDKLIVEQVYDHQGNVGQGSVPVLVFDAWEHAFYLQYKNQKVDFIEAMWAVVNWQDVAKRYAAAKERADVLLLAP, from the coding sequence ATGGCCACGTACACGCTCCCGGAACTCCCGTACGACTACGCGGCGCTCGAACCGGTCATCAATCCGCAGATCATCGAGCTCCACCACGACAAGCACCACGCCGCCTACGTGAAGGGCGCGAACGACACCCTGGAGCAGCTGGCGGAGGCGCGCGACAAGGAGGCCTGGGGCGCGATCAACGGGCTCCAGAAGAACCTCGCGTTCCACCTCTCCGGCCACATCCTGCACTCGATCTACTGGCACAACATGACCGGCGACGGCGGCGGCGAGCCGCTCGCGGCGGACGGTGTCGGTGACCTGGCGGACGCGATCACCGAGTCGTTCGGCTCGTTCGCCGGTTTCAAGGCCCAGCTGACGAAGGCCGCGGCCACCACGCAGGGCTCCGGCTGGGGCGTCCTGGCGTACGAGCCGGTCAGCGACAAGCTGATCGTCGAGCAGGTCTACGACCACCAGGGCAATGTCGGCCAGGGCTCCGTCCCGGTCCTGGTCTTCGACGCCTGGGAGCACGCCTTCTACCTCCAGTACAAGAACCAGAAGGTCGACTTCATCGAGGCGATGTGGGCCGTCGTCAACTGGCAGGACGTGGCGAAGCGTTACGCGGCCGCCAAGGAGCGCGCCGACGTACTGCTGCTCGCCCCCTGA